In Candidatus Pantoea floridensis, the genomic window CGATGCTGGCAAATTTCGTCGGCTATGATGCCCTGCGCCGTGATTGCCTGAACGCGCCGAAATATGGCAACGACGATAAAAGTGTCGATCTGCTGGCGTTGGATATTACGGAGTGGACGGAAAAAGAGTGTCGCCAGTATCAAATGCTCTATTCCACACTCAGTCACGGTACGCTTTCAATTTCCAATAATACTCCCATCGGGGAACTCACCAATGCCACGCCAAATGGGCGGTTGGCGTGGATGCCGCTTTCTGATGGCATCAGCCCAACCCAGGGGGCTGATAAACAGGGGCCGACTGCAGTTATCAAGTCAGTGAGTACCATGAATGTTGAAACGATGAATATCGGCATGGTGCATAACTTCAAATTCCTCAAAGGATTATTAGACACGCCGGAAGGGCGGCAGGGCTTGATTACACTGTTGCGCACGGCTTCCATCCTCGGCAACGGGCAGATGCAGTTCAGCTATGTGGATAATGAAGTGCTGAAAAAGGCACAGCTCGAGCCGGAAAAATACCGTGATTTAATTGTGCGTGTGGCGGGTTACAGCGCCTATTTCGTTGAGCTGTGTAAAGAGGTTCAGGACGAAATAATCAGTCGCACCGTGATTGAGAAATTTTAATTATCAGGATATTTAGCGACAAGGATGTCTGATAAGGAGCGCGGTATGGAAGCAGTGGCTGAATTAAAAGGGCGGATTTTTAATATCCAAAAGTACTCCATTTATGATGGTGATGGTATTCGTACGCTAGTCTTTTTTAAAGGCTGCAATATACGTTGCCCCTGGTGTGCGAATCCAGAGGGTCTGGTTAAAAACTTTCAGGTAATGTTCTCACGTGACAAGTGCATTGATTGTGGTGAATGCGTAAATATTTGTCCGGTAGGTATTCATAAAAATATTGATGGCAAACATATTGTTGATCGTGGCATAGATTGCATTGGTTGCCGACAATGTGAAAATATTTGCACCAAAAATGCATTGGATATTCTAGGTAAAGATGTCACCGTCTCTGAGTTGATGGACATTATCATGCAGGATTACGATTTCTATATCTCATCCGGTGGTGGTGTCACGATTGGTGGCGGTGAAATGAGCTTGCAAACGGATTTTGCTGTGGCGCTGTTCACTGAATGTAAAAAAATGATGATCAATACGGCGGTTGAAACGCAAGGAACAACGTCTCTTGCTAACTATCAAAAGCTTCAGCCCGTTACAGATACCTTTTTATTTGACCTTAAACAAATCAGTAGCGAGCAGCATAAAAGCTTATTCGGTATTGGCAACGAGTCTGTGCTGCGCAACCTTGAATGGCTGGTGGATTCAGGCGCGAAGGTGATAGTCAGAATGCCGCTAGTTCGTTGTTATAACGATTCGTATGATTCAATTACGGGAGCGATTGACTATATTTGCAGGCTTGCTAAGCGGGGCAATATTCAACGTATCGATTTTTTACCTTATCACCAATTAGGAAAAATGAAATATGAACGACTAGGGATGGAATATCCCATTCTAAATGATCCTTCTTATAGTGCAGAGGAGTTGCATCG contains:
- the cutD gene encoding choline TMA-lyase-activating enzyme — its product is MEAVAELKGRIFNIQKYSIYDGDGIRTLVFFKGCNIRCPWCANPEGLVKNFQVMFSRDKCIDCGECVNICPVGIHKNIDGKHIVDRGIDCIGCRQCENICTKNALDILGKDVTVSELMDIIMQDYDFYISSGGGVTIGGGEMSLQTDFAVALFTECKKMMINTAVETQGTTSLANYQKLQPVTDTFLFDLKQISSEQHKSLFGIGNESVLRNLEWLVDSGAKVIVRMPLVRCYNDSYDSITGAIDYICRLAKRGNIQRIDFLPYHQLGKMKYERLGMEYPILNDPSYSAEELHRLEQFLAQFDFDIRLVRH